In Rosa rugosa chromosome 4, drRosRugo1.1, whole genome shotgun sequence, the genomic stretch TGCCTTTTGAAGCACCTGAGTGGCCCTTTTTAGAGGTCCTAAGTGAAGCGAGTTCTTCAACAAGTGTGCGTTCTGCGCCACTGTCATTCAAAAATACAAGGTATTTGTATATCAAGCTGGATGCTCAAGTTAAACTAATATTTTAAAACTACATGAAAGAAGGAAGCATAATATGGTTCAAGAACTGCAACCTGATTCTCTTTGGAATAAGTACATTCACAACAAAGTGATGATCTCCTCTAACAGAAGGTTTACGCATGTTTGGAACCCCCATACGGGACAACTTTACTGTTTCTCCAGGCTGAATTCCAGAAGGAATTTCAAGCTCTTTCATGCCTTCCACAGTTTCTACCTAAAGTAAATGAAAGTTTCATGTCACACAACTCCTATACAACTCTACTACCAAATAGGCAAATACATATTAGAACCCTCATATGGTAATGTTACTATTACCTTTATCACAGTTCCTAAAATAGCCTCAGTATAATCAATATTTATAGTTGAATATAGATTGACACCCTCCCTCCGAATTCCAGCCTTTTCATTTATACGAAGCATTATGTAGACATCACCAACTACACCCCTGCCAAAAAAAGTAAATATTAAAGAAAGTCGCAAACAGTAAAAGTGCAAAAATATGTGCCGGGTATTCTAGAAAGAATGACTAACACGAAAGAAAAGTGCATTAAGGCGGGAAACAGTGAACTATATTCAATATAGAGTCAAATGCCGTAAGAATCAGTACATTGTAAGTATATTATTACCCTATATAATCCTGGAAGAATAAAACTTCCCAGCCAATGTGAATTCCTCTGGTAGGTCACAACAACTTCCAGAGAAAGATAGTAATTTATCTGAAATCTGCTTCTATTGACAGAGCTGTATATTTATAATTTCTTAAATTAACCAATTACGACAGAAATCAACAACTAAGAAACCAGTTTTTGACCAACATATATGACTAATTGTGAGACACCAAActtcattcttttttgtttatctttaaTATGCCCTTTATTCTTCTCCCTCCGACACCCCATACACTGATCTAGCTCACTTGCTAAACCAGTTGCTAAGGCACCCATAAGAAAAAGACACAGCAGGTACATGGCCAGATGGCCTCTCATAGAGAAGTTCAAAAACCCAAATGTAAAGACTAGttagcaaaagaaaaaggaaaataatactGAGAACATTAATTTGAACTGTGTAAACACCTTCTCTTATCAATATTCCCCTCCCCTTGAACTTTCATTGTGTCTCCATCACTAACACCAGCTGGAATGGTTACAACCATTGCTCTTTTTGACTGCACTTGTCCCTTGCCATTGCATTTTTTGCAGGGATCAGTTATTATTGTACCTTGACCGTCACACTTTGAGCAGGTAGATACCTATTGATTAAAAAATATGAGCAATCAGCACACCAATAAACATGTAATGAGATCTTGAGTCATTGGTAGGAAGAGGCAGACTAAATAATTATCAGATTAACTCTATGTTCATAGGCTTACAGCAAATCTGAACATATTGCATTTAACTTCCAACAATTTATAAACGCCCACGCACATATACTGATTAAACTGTTAAAATTTCTTTGATACTTGCAATACTATCTGCACGGATGAGGCAAAGAAAACTTCTTTCAAAATTGGATGTACTACAATTATCCATGATTTTAATAATCAAAATGGATCCCTTTACCATGGATATCATGCCAAATGGTGTTCTCTGAGTTTTTGTCACCCCTCCTCTTCCTCCACAACCAGTACATGATTTGATGCAGTTATCAGATTTAGCACCACTTCCACCACATGTATCACAAGTCTCAACACAAGAAACTTCAAATTCCTTCTGTCCTCCGAAAATGGATTCTTCAAAGCTCAGTTGCAGTTCATACCTGGAACATAGAAGAATGACCAAGTCATTTGAAGGTCATAGTATTAGCATACTTCTACAAACATGCAAACCAATATTGAACTCTACTTTGTTAAGGCAAAAAAGGACATGCTTTGACAGGTACATAACCAATTAATAGTGATAGCACAGCTAGACAATTACCGAATGTCAAGGCCCTGATTTCCTGAGTTTGGCATATTGAAGTTAAAATTGAAGTTCATGCCTCCTGATTCACCCCTTCCCCCAAAGTACGCATCAAAAACGTCAAAAGGATCCACCTAAGTAATAGTGATCATTCATCAGAATGCAGTTAACACAATTAGTGCCTTCAGTAGAAAAACTAAAGAACTAACACTGTGGTATGCATGATCTTACCCCGGCTGAACCCGTGTTCGAAGAACCATATTCTCCCTGTAAGCCTGCCTCGCCAAAGCGGTCATACGAAGCTCTTTTCTCCTCATCTGATAGGACCTAAACAACAGCTTACTTACTACTTGAATCAAAACCAAATAAGGAAGCATTGATGCATCATGCAATATACATTCACTAATTTCATAACTGCTAAACCAACTTCATACAACATCAAGCAATACATGATACATCACTACTGAAACCAAAAACTATCAAAACTACACAGTAAGCCTTGGTAGAAGTACCTCATATGCAGCACTAATCTCTTTGAACTTGTCTTCAGCTCCAGAGCCCTTGTTCAAATCAGGATGGTACTGTTCCAACAATTGGGTATTCATCAAAGTCAAAAAAGATTTAAACTTTCGCTAAGAGCAGCTCACATTTTCAATACCCAACTGAGAAAAGCTAACCTGTCGAGCGAGCTTTCGATAAGATGTCTTTATCTCCTTCAGGGTTGCATTTCTGTCGAGGTTGAGGGTCTTATAGTAATCGGTTCCGGCGGCCCTGAGGACCAAACGTGGAGGTTTTGTACGGATGAAAGGAGCGAAATTGGGTTTCAAAGTTGGGTCTTTTCCGGTGAAGAATGTGGAAGAGGGTCTGAGAGTGGAGGAGCTGAAAGAGTAAGGTGAGTGGGTTTGAATTATGGGCATGCTTAGTTCTTGGAGGGTTTGGAGTGGTGTGGATAGTGGAGAAGGTTTATGAAGAATTAGAGGGTGAGAGCTTTTGGGGTTTGCAGGGGTTTTAGAATTTCCTAAACATAATCTCAATCACTCCGAGAATCGTggttatttattcttttttttttttttttttaattcataaaATTAATTAGGGGAATAACTTTTTGCCGTTATTACATAAATCTAAAATTAACAATTTTCTAATATGTCATTTTTCTTGCAAAAAATGTGAACTGTGTAGGCAAATTGTAGTCTTTTTTGCATGCTTCACTCAAGCATAACTGAAATTTGACTCTCAAACATTATTTTATCTTAAATGTAACTCGTAATGACATAGCTCAAGAGTCTCGTTAAGTCGttattatttctctatttctaatatttagaattttaaattacaataatgacaTTTGCCGACCAAATAATCACGAACAATGGTTGTAATCGGAAATTTGTTTCTCCATGAGGTACTACTATTGTAGTACTAGTTATGGTGATGAATATTTGATTATTTTGTTCAACACTTGCTCTCATGATATTACCACAGTACATGCAATTTGAGTTGATCCTGACTGAAATGTTTGATGTCTGCATTATTGGTCTTTCTCGTTTACCTTTCAATTGTTTGGTCTACAAATGGATTGAGCAACTTTGCTGTCAAGTGACaacttcttttccttctttccaATTTTCTTGTGCAAGATCGAGCATGGTATAAAACCAACCCAATCAACATACACAAACATACTAAGCATGTATTCAAAAGCATTAGGTCTTATCCAAGTTCGAGGGATCTCGCCGATCTAATCTAATACATGTTACATCTAATATTGAGGCAAAGAGCTACTACAATAAACTTTATAGCAGATCAAGTGTTTCTTCCTAAAACATCAGTTATACAAACTGTAGCAGTTACATTGCTCCAGGTCGATTCATTTTcgttgaagttcatccattagCAGATGTGCCACTGACTTGTATCCCATCTCCTGACCTTCAAACCCAATCGAATGAAAGGAAATCAACATCCTATGCAGTATACTAAGGAACTAATGTGACAATGAGAACggggaaaaagagcaaaaaCAAGTCAATCAAGAATCGAGGAATGGGACATATACTTACATCTGTATATTGCTATCCCAGTCGGAGCCATCTTTCGCTTCTTCATGCAGAATGAGCTATTATGTCATTCAAGGACACAAAGTGAAGATTAAATCCCCAGTAAGTCTCTCTATCATGAGCACATAAAGTTAAATTAGCAAATGTATTGTGTGATGAACATACCTGTTACATATCCAGTAAGGTCTTACTCCTTTTTCTTCTATGCAATGTGGGCACATCCAATCTTTGTTTTCTCTCACTTCCTCCATTTCTAACAAAGCATTACAATAAATTAACATCTAATCTCCCTCATCTGATCCATGTAATTGCTTTTCTCATATCTCCAAAGAAAGACTCACCTTCACCATACCTAACCTTGAGACAACCCCGGCAAAGAACACCATTGGTAGAGTGACAAACTGAACAATCTGTTTTTCCTGTGCATATAGGAGCAACAAGTTTCAGTAGTGTTTCACGGTTCGTCTGAATGCTAAAATGGATTCCATCAGAGAACTAACCAATGCAAGGTTGGTCCATATCAAGAGTACCACATCGCTTGCAATCTTCTTCACCACACAACTTCTTTTGCCTGCACTTATTGTACATTGAAGATTGAGCTAGTAATGATACCGATTTCTAAAGACAAAGCATTTCACACCAGTAAACTACAGAGACGCTGGTTCTCACTCTACATATTTTAAGATGACAGTTACTAAACCTTGAATCGTTTTCATTACATGAAGTTAGAAACATAAAAAGTCACTCCCACTAACCATTGAAATTGAGAGCATGCATGTAAAATCCAAAGGCAGACACATTTATACTATAGAAGTTACTCAATTTACTAGAGCTTGTAAGTGAAGTTCACTGTAAGAATCAAACCCAGGTTAAAGGGTCAGCATGCCTATCTAGTTATCTAACATCTTAGTACCACAATTCATTATATTCTTGCTTAACAATGTGTATAAACCAAAAAGGTAAGACACAAAACCTGCAAAAATGGCAGCAAATCCCGAAAACAGAATGATAGACACTGCCGCGGCTCTTGCTATCACAACGCCGAGCCCA encodes the following:
- the LOC133707226 gene encoding uncharacterized protein LOC133707226 → MPIIQTHSPYSFSSSTLRPSSTFFTGKDPTLKPNFAPFIRTKPPRLVLRAAGTDYYKTLNLDRNATLKEIKTSYRKLARQYHPDLNKGSGAEDKFKEISAAYEVLSDEEKRASYDRFGEAGLQGEYGSSNTGSAGVDPFDVFDAYFGGRGESGGMNFNFNFNMPNSGNQGLDIRYELQLSFEESIFGGQKEFEVSCVETCDTCGGSGAKSDNCIKSCTGCGGRGGVTKTQRTPFGMISMVSTCSKCDGQGTIITDPCKKCNGKGQVQSKRAMVVTIPAGVSDGDTMKVQGEGNIDKRRGVVGDVYIMLRINEKAGIRREGVNLYSTINIDYTEAILGTVIKVETVEGMKELEIPSGIQPGETVKLSRMGVPNMRKPSVRGDHHFVVNVLIPKRISGAERTLVEELASLRTSKKGHSGASKGTGTQDGNSDVHKSRNHATSSSRQGKKCVSSLWNSIKGVLGGRQSQDRFASVTVDRRALLWGSSKPDSCYMASIFGVLVVTCICTAIGKTRNLTLSQHHKDSSRTHRTNNNAEGNTQSDIDD
- the LOC133706855 gene encoding uncharacterized protein LOC133706855 isoform X2 yields the protein MGRLLRTKSDYEDLRNARILQNQARLNSLGVHKTLSDLHSISSSAKPPKAHVRKHCKKVYDLTSLRRSDRLKGTATTLATTTTPNNTSSRRSRLTEVGGSGESEEGNKRRPANAPFVEVKGSEMQLVSSESWARRCDSKSRGSVYHSVFGICCHFCRQKKLCGEEDCKRCGTLDMDQPCIGKTDCSVCHSTNGVLCRGCLKVRYGEEMEEVRENKDWMCPHCIEEKGVRPYWICNSSFCMKKRKMAPTGIAIYRCQEMGYKSVAHLLMDELQRK
- the LOC133706855 gene encoding uncharacterized protein LOC133706855 isoform X1 translates to MGRLLRTKSDYEDLRNARILQNQARLNSLGVHKTLSDLHSISSSAKPPKAHVRKHCKKVYDLTSLRRSDRLKGTATTLATTTTPNNTSSRRSRLTVTEVGGSGESEEGNKRRPANAPFVEVKGSEMQLVSSESWARRCDSKSRGSVYHSVFGICCHFCRQKKLCGEEDCKRCGTLDMDQPCIGKTDCSVCHSTNGVLCRGCLKVRYGEEMEEVRENKDWMCPHCIEEKGVRPYWICNSSFCMKKRKMAPTGIAIYRCQEMGYKSVAHLLMDELQRK